The following proteins are encoded in a genomic region of Leishmania mexicana MHOM/GT/2001/U1103 complete genome, chromosome 25:
- a CDS encoding putative DNA polymerase delta subunit 2, with protein sequence MTSNGSSAVAVETRSACPIVRTHQRFLLCSLEFTQQYAPMYRCRMGAQYASALHAIQRIVREDPMYGPEAGVMKPWRVLELQPGVPAVCVGIVYKNMKLLPRFLDEYQSELVRIDAGDDDNDEVSGVVETAPLDRSGDAAAAVMHRGNEAEEDVSNDGQTLAATDEHYSVCNSADELMLEDSSGRVLLQGLDAERFCTGIVLGVYGTLLPNGCIKVLRYAFSGDLGFTFVPRPLIRTASPCYIAFVSGLNINIPRGSGKEEQAAGARARASLELLMEFLCGNTGNASLRAKAKCVSRLVIGGDSIAPTDELKLKKKVKLDPSDHVRLNDDKAQASTVTSAALMRQLDTLLERVVRTVEVELMPGANDMSNAFQPQQPLHPLLLPKAGKHSTLRLVSNPFCFTAQPPAAVTAEVEVRSEECVESEAKKHKAEVADGVNFFVTSGQNINDVARESRFPTRLDTMCMVVVSGCACPTAPNTLFSYPFCNQDPFLFHHTPHCVVACDQPQFETRYATLEELHEETHRSFTAPASLSVRSKEKPSAAFAKDEENKAVRAEAGVRLICVPSFARSGALVLVDVNSSTLETSVVTFSVP encoded by the coding sequence ATGACCAGTAACGGGTCTTCTGCTGTGGCTGTGGAGacacgcagcgcgtgccCCATCGTACGTACCCATCAGCGCTTCCTTCTTTGTTCTCTGGAGTTCACGCAGCAGTATGCACCCATGTACCGATGCCGAATGGGGGCGCAATACGCGTCTGCTCTGCATGCCATCCAGCGCATTGTGCGGGAGGACCCAATGTATGGTCCAGAGGCCGGCGTCATGAAGCCTTGGCGCGTGCTTGAGCTGCAACCCGGCGTGCCAGCTGTGTGCGTCGGCATTGTGTACAAGAACATGAAGCTGCTGCCCCGCTTCCTTGACGAGTATCAGAGTGAGCTCGTCCGCATCGACGCTGGCGATGACGACAACGATGAGGTGAGTGGCGTCGTAGAGACCGCGCCTCTCGACAGATCTGGGgatgctgcagccgctgtaATGCACCGCGGCAATGAGGCCGAAGAGGATGTGAGCAACGACGGGCAAACGCTTGCCGCCACCGATGAGCACTACAGCGTGTGCAACAGCGCCGATGAGCTGATGCTGGAAGACAGCAGCGGGCGTGTTCTGCTGCAGGGACTCGATGCCGAGCGCTTTTGTACCGGGATCGTGCTGGGCGTCTACGGTACCCTTCTCCCCAATGGCTGCATTAAGGTGCTTCGCTACGCCTTCAGCGGAGACTTGGGCTTCACGTTTGTCCCGCGCCCGCTGATTCGGACCGCAAGCCCGTGCTACATAGCCTTTGTGAGCGGACTGAACATCAACATCCCGCGTGGCAGTGgcaaggaggagcaggctGCTGGGGCTCGCGCGCGGGCCTCGCTGGAGCTGTTGATGGAGTTCCTGTGCGGCAACACGGGCAACGCCTCCTTGCGAGCCAAGGCGAAGTGCGTCTCGCGACTGGTGATTGGCGGCGACAGTATTGCCCCCACCGACGAGCTGAAGCTCAAGAAGAAGGTGAAGCTCGATCCGTCTGACCACGTGCGGCTGAACGATGACAAGGCACAGGCTAGCACGGTCACCTCCGCCGCGCTAATGCGGCAGCTGGACACGCTACTGGAGCGCGTTGTGCGCACcgtggaggtggagctgATGCCGGGCGCCAACGACATGTCCAATGCGTttcagccgcagcagccgctgcatccCTTGCTGCTCCCCAAAGCTGGCAAGCACTCCACGCTGCGACTCGTCTCGAATCCGTTCTGCTTCACTGCACAACCGCCCGCCGCGGTCACtgccgaggtggaggtgaGGAGCGAGGAGTGCGTGGAGTCGGAGGCGAAGAAACACAAGGCTGAGGTAGCCGACGGTGTCAATTTCTTCGTGACGTCCGGGCAGAACATAAACGACGTGGCCCGCGAGTCACGCTTTCCGACGCGGCTGGACACCATGTgtatggtggtggtgtctgGCTGCGCCTGCCCGACGGCCCCCAACACGCTCTTTAGTTACCCGTTCTGCAACCAAGATCCTTTCCTGTTTCATCACACGCCGCATTGCGTTGTGGCGTGCGATCAGCCGCAGTTCGAGACGCGCTACGcaacgctggaggagctgcacgaAGAGACTCACCGCAGCTTCACAGCTCCAGCTTCGCTATCAGTGCGATCGAAGGAGAAGCCGAGCGCCGCGTTTGcgaaggacgaggagaacAAGGCTGTCCGTGCAGAGGCTGGCGTGCGCTTGATCTGCGTGCCGTCCTTTGCCCGCTCTGgggcgctggtgctggtggatGTGAACTCATCAACGCTGGAGACGAGTGTCGTGACCTTCTCGGTGCCGTGA
- a CDS encoding putative GTP-binding protein, whose product MQQAPSDCVASFKLILVGDGGTGKTTFVKRHLTGEFEKRYVATVGVDVHPLTFHTNRGKICFNCWDTAGQEKFGGLRDGYYVEGQCAIIMFDVTSRNTYKNVPNWYRDITRVCDNIPIVLVGNKVDCADRQVKAKMITFHRKKGLQYYDISAKSNYNFEKPFVWLAKKLANDPELMLVEVPMLDTDVVALTAEQVAALEAEQQAMANAPLPMGDDE is encoded by the coding sequence ATGCAACAGGCACCCTCGGACTGCGTTGCCAGCTTCAAGCTGATCCTGGTCGGCGATGGTGGCACGGGTAAGACGACTTTCGTGAAGCGTCACCTGACCGGCGAGTTCGAGAAGCGCTACGTCGCCACCGTTGGTGTCGATGTGCACCCGCTGACCTTTCACACGAACCGTGGCAAGATCTGCTTCAACTGCTGGGATACTGCCGGGCAGGAGAAGTTCGGTGGTCTGCGCGATGGCTACTACGTGGAAGGCCAGTGCGCCATCATCATGTTTGACGTCACGAGCCGCAACACGTACAAGAACGTGCCGAACTGGTACCGAGATATCACGCGCGTCTGCGACAACATTCCCATCGTCTTGGTAGGCAACAAGGTAGACTGCGCGGACCGTCAGGTTAAGGCGAAGATGATCACCTTCCACCGCAAGAAGGGCCTGCAGTACTACGATATCTCGGCCAAGTCGAACTACAACTTCGAGAAGCCGTTCGTGTGGCTGGCGAAGAAGCTCGCCAACGATCCCGAGCTGATGCTGGTGGAGGTGCCGATGCTGGACACAGATGTGGTTGCTCTCACGGCAGAGCAGGTggccgcgctggaggcggagcagcaggccaTGGCGaacgcgccgctgcccatgGGCGATGACGAGTGA